One part of the Bdellovibrio bacteriovorus genome encodes these proteins:
- a CDS encoding ATP-dependent helicase: MDWFKGLNPEQQKAVKHNFGPLLILAGAGSGKTTVLVSRTGRLISERVAQAQEICVLTFTNKAARELKHRVGAKLGSSGTGMWAGTFHSFGLQILRRFHKHAGLSPYFGIVDQSDCNAIVKDLIKDIKNSGKDKFDADKILNMINDRRTGMAPQTEGFDEYHEMVEVLTPKFTKRLEHLGVVDFEGLLIKPITLFKENPEILEKVQGMFTQVMVDEFQDTNRLQMDLIAQIVQSHNNIAVVGDDDQSIYGWRGAEVKNILNFPQEFTPCEVIKLERNYRSSAEILAVANAAISKNKNRHGKILRPQVAEDTGQLPELFILDREEDECEFVVSEILNFQRQGYTYKDMAVLYRSNTQGGLIESSLRRANVPYHISGGTSIFDRREIKDLMAYLKQALAPNEVSLRRIINVPSRGIGDTSIEKLSEFALKKRINFVDACRFWQEAGVQDKAGAAIDDLMMFVENLPKNILDFQVGSSPGAKMVQIFQDIGYREYVYGTAADPTSAEKKWMVVEILGRILDSFLGRRSYDVESIKSFVDCMLLRDDLSEEELENKVQLMTLHASKGLEFPVVILAGLEEDLLPHKNLGSDIDEERRLFYVGVTRAKKRLVMSRCQQRKKNGAVRPVAPSRFLLELPKELYTEFPLGARPVVGQEREDLVASFLSKLDSKLGTAKK, from the coding sequence ATGGATTGGTTTAAGGGGCTCAACCCCGAGCAACAAAAGGCCGTGAAGCACAACTTCGGGCCTTTGTTGATTTTGGCGGGTGCCGGTTCAGGCAAGACAACGGTTCTGGTTTCCAGAACAGGACGACTGATTTCAGAGCGTGTGGCACAGGCTCAGGAAATCTGCGTGCTTACTTTCACCAACAAAGCCGCGCGCGAGTTGAAACATCGCGTGGGCGCAAAGCTGGGAAGCTCTGGAACGGGAATGTGGGCAGGGACCTTCCACTCGTTCGGACTGCAGATTTTGCGCCGGTTCCACAAACATGCGGGTCTTTCCCCGTATTTCGGCATTGTCGATCAAAGTGACTGCAATGCCATCGTCAAAGACCTGATCAAAGACATCAAAAACTCGGGCAAAGACAAGTTCGATGCCGACAAGATCCTGAACATGATCAATGACCGTCGCACGGGCATGGCTCCGCAGACGGAAGGCTTTGACGAATATCACGAGATGGTCGAAGTCCTGACACCGAAATTCACCAAACGCCTGGAGCATCTGGGGGTGGTGGACTTTGAAGGCCTTTTGATCAAACCCATCACGTTGTTTAAAGAAAATCCTGAAATCCTGGAAAAAGTGCAGGGCATGTTCACGCAAGTGATGGTCGATGAGTTCCAGGACACCAACCGTTTGCAGATGGATCTGATTGCGCAGATCGTGCAAAGCCACAACAACATCGCGGTGGTGGGTGACGATGACCAGTCGATCTATGGCTGGCGTGGGGCGGAAGTGAAGAACATCTTAAACTTCCCGCAGGAATTCACACCTTGTGAAGTGATCAAGCTTGAACGCAATTATCGTTCTTCCGCAGAAATTCTGGCGGTGGCGAATGCGGCGATTTCCAAGAATAAAAACCGTCACGGCAAGATCCTGCGCCCGCAGGTCGCGGAAGACACCGGCCAATTGCCGGAATTGTTCATTCTGGATCGTGAAGAGGACGAATGTGAATTCGTCGTCAGTGAAATCCTGAATTTCCAAAGACAGGGCTATACCTACAAGGACATGGCCGTGCTTTATCGTTCCAACACACAAGGCGGCTTGATTGAGTCCTCTTTGCGTCGTGCGAATGTGCCTTATCATATCTCGGGTGGCACTTCGATCTTTGACCGTCGCGAGATCAAGGATCTGATGGCTTACCTGAAGCAGGCATTGGCTCCGAATGAAGTGTCCCTTCGTCGTATCATCAATGTGCCTTCACGTGGGATTGGTGACACGTCCATCGAAAAACTGAGTGAGTTCGCTCTTAAAAAACGCATCAACTTCGTCGACGCCTGCCGATTCTGGCAAGAGGCAGGTGTGCAGGACAAGGCCGGCGCCGCCATTGATGATTTGATGATGTTCGTTGAAAACCTTCCGAAAAACATCCTCGATTTCCAGGTGGGGTCTTCACCGGGGGCGAAGATGGTTCAGATCTTCCAGGACATCGGATACCGCGAATACGTTTACGGAACCGCAGCGGATCCAACCAGTGCCGAGAAAAAATGGATGGTCGTTGAAATTTTGGGACGCATCCTGGATTCATTCCTGGGGCGTCGCTCTTATGACGTGGAAAGCATCAAGTCCTTTGTGGATTGCATGCTTTTGCGTGACGATCTGTCCGAAGAAGAACTGGAAAACAAAGTTCAACTGATGACCTTGCATGCCTCCAAGGGCCTTGAGTTCCCGGTGGTGATTTTAGCGGGCCTTGAAGAGGATCTGTTGCCGCACAAGAATCTGGGGTCTGACATCGATGAAGAACGTCGTTTGTTCTATGTGGGTGTCACGCGCGCGAAAAAGCGTCTGGTGATGTCACGCTGTCAGCAGCGCAAGAAGAACGGCGCGGTTCGCCCGGTGGCACCTTCCAGATTCCTGCTGGAGCTTCCTAAAGAGCTTTACACTGAATTCCCTCTGGGCGCTCGACCTGTGGTCGGGCAGGAACGTGAGGATTTAGTTGCAAGTTTCCTGTCGAAACTGGATAGTAAGCTGGGAACTGCCAAAAAATAG
- the fumC gene encoding class II fumarate hydratase, producing the protein MAEGGFRIEKDTMGEVKVPADKFWGAQTQRSTENFRIGGDRFPREMIRALGILKKSAAITNEKLGLLDPKKATVIVKAADEVISGKLDAHFPLVVWQTGSGTQTNMNANEVIANRAMDMMGIKLPSKEVHPNDDVNKGQSSNDTFPTAMHIAVGEQIHHRLIPMLEKLHKALENKQKEFKDIVKIGRTHLMDATPLTLGQEFSGYSTQVKHSIQRVKNTLPHLYELALGGTAVGTGLNTHPKFAVEAAAEIARETGIAFVSAENKFEALASHDALVEVSGALNSVAVSLMKIANDIRLLGSGPRCGIGELHLPENEPGSSIMPGKVNPTQSEAMTMVCAQVMGNHVAATIGGATGHFELNVFKPVIVFNVLNSVRLLADAAESFTDHCVVGIEANRKQIQKHLEHSLMLVTALNPHIGYDNAAKIAKTAHKNGTTLREEAINLGLLSGEEFDKIVKPEQMVGVRNSGQS; encoded by the coding sequence ATGGCAGAGGGCGGATTCAGAATCGAAAAAGACACCATGGGTGAAGTGAAGGTTCCCGCAGACAAGTTCTGGGGGGCTCAGACTCAAAGGTCCACGGAAAACTTCCGCATCGGGGGCGACAGGTTCCCGCGCGAGATGATCCGGGCCCTGGGCATCTTGAAAAAGTCCGCCGCCATCACCAACGAAAAATTAGGCCTGCTGGATCCGAAGAAAGCCACGGTCATCGTGAAGGCCGCCGATGAGGTGATCTCTGGCAAATTGGATGCACACTTCCCGCTGGTGGTGTGGCAAACGGGGTCGGGCACACAGACCAACATGAATGCCAATGAAGTTATCGCCAACCGCGCGATGGACATGATGGGCATCAAGCTTCCCAGCAAGGAAGTTCATCCCAATGATGATGTGAACAAAGGCCAGTCTTCGAATGATACGTTCCCAACGGCGATGCATATTGCGGTGGGCGAGCAGATTCATCACCGTCTGATTCCGATGCTGGAAAAGCTGCATAAAGCTCTGGAAAACAAACAAAAAGAATTCAAAGACATCGTTAAAATCGGTCGCACTCATTTGATGGATGCAACCCCCCTGACCCTGGGGCAGGAGTTTTCCGGTTACAGCACTCAGGTGAAGCATTCCATTCAGCGCGTGAAAAACACCCTGCCGCACCTGTATGAGCTGGCGTTGGGTGGGACGGCCGTGGGGACGGGTTTGAATACGCACCCGAAATTTGCCGTTGAAGCGGCTGCTGAAATCGCCCGCGAGACGGGGATTGCCTTTGTTTCTGCGGAAAACAAGTTTGAAGCACTGGCGTCTCATGATGCGTTGGTGGAAGTCAGCGGGGCGCTGAACTCGGTCGCGGTGTCCCTGATGAAAATTGCGAACGATATTCGTCTGCTGGGTTCCGGGCCGCGTTGCGGGATCGGGGAGCTTCACTTGCCGGAAAATGAGCCGGGAAGCTCCATCATGCCGGGCAAGGTGAATCCAACCCAGAGTGAAGCCATGACCATGGTCTGTGCCCAGGTGATGGGAAATCACGTGGCCGCCACAATTGGCGGAGCCACCGGGCATTTTGAGCTGAACGTCTTTAAGCCTGTTATCGTGTTCAACGTTTTGAATTCCGTGCGCCTGCTGGCAGATGCGGCAGAATCCTTCACTGATCACTGTGTGGTGGGTATTGAAGCCAACCGTAAACAGATTCAGAAGCATCTGGAGCACTCGTTGATGCTGGTGACGGCACTGAATCCTCATATTGGCTATGACAATGCAGCCAAAATTGCCAAAACTGCCCATAAAAACGGCACAACACTGCGCGAAGAAGCCATCAATCTTGGACTGCTCTCTGGCGAAGAATTTGATAAGATAGTAAAACCGGAACAGATGGTCGGCGTCCGCAACAGCGGGCAGAGCTGA
- a CDS encoding SDR family NAD(P)-dependent oxidoreductase, translated as MMAKWALITGASSGIGWATAEALAAQGFDIFVTGRRYEKLQELEKSIKARHPKTQVKLACFDVSDRFEVSEFVKAHKAEIAEVEILVNNAGLARGVEKMQDASLDDWEIMIDTNIKGLLFMTRAVVEHMVKKNSGHIINLGSVAGRWTYPGGGVYCATKFAVRALSEGLRMDLLGTKVRVTNIEPGMVNTEFSVVRLGDQAKADKVYEGMTPLSAQDIAETVAWCAARPAHVNIQELVIYPTDQAHVGQVARKGV; from the coding sequence ATGATGGCTAAGTGGGCTTTGATTACGGGGGCAAGTTCGGGAATTGGCTGGGCGACGGCCGAGGCGCTGGCGGCGCAGGGGTTTGATATTTTTGTGACCGGACGACGCTATGAAAAACTGCAGGAGCTGGAAAAATCCATCAAAGCCCGTCACCCCAAAACTCAAGTGAAGCTGGCTTGTTTTGACGTGTCGGACCGTTTCGAGGTCAGTGAATTCGTCAAAGCTCACAAAGCCGAAATTGCCGAAGTCGAGATCCTCGTCAACAACGCGGGCCTGGCTCGCGGGGTGGAAAAAATGCAGGACGCCTCACTGGATGACTGGGAGATCATGATCGACACCAACATCAAAGGTCTGCTGTTCATGACCCGCGCCGTGGTGGAACACATGGTGAAAAAGAACTCCGGTCATATTATAAATTTAGGCTCGGTGGCGGGCCGCTGGACCTATCCAGGCGGCGGTGTTTATTGCGCCACCAAGTTTGCAGTGCGGGCGCTTTCCGAAGGATTGCGCATGGATTTACTGGGCACCAAGGTGCGTGTCACCAATATTGAACCGGGCATGGTGAACACCGAGTTTTCTGTGGTGCGACTGGGGGATCAGGCCAAGGCCGACAAGGTCTATGAAGGCATGACTCCGCTGTCGGCTCAGGATATCGCCGAGACAGTTGCTTGGTGTGCAGCCAGACCGGCTCATGTGAACATTCAAGAACTCGTGATTTATCCCACAGACCAGGCCCATGTCGGCCAGGTCGCTCGCAAAGGAGTGTAG
- a CDS encoding YchJ family protein, giving the protein MKCPCGSEKNYSECCGVYHSGKALAPTAEALMRSRYSAFAKNQMEYLQDTTDPQTLDQIDEEANREWAERAKFLKLEIIHAEEKDTKGTVEFKAYYNVDDEDFIHHEVSLFRKQAGEWFFKSGKIKEEKSK; this is encoded by the coding sequence ATGAAATGTCCTTGTGGTTCTGAGAAAAATTATTCTGAATGTTGTGGTGTTTATCACTCTGGCAAAGCTTTGGCGCCGACGGCGGAAGCTTTGATGCGCTCTCGCTACAGCGCCTTTGCCAAGAATCAAATGGAGTACTTGCAGGATACGACAGATCCTCAGACTCTGGATCAAATCGACGAAGAGGCCAACCGCGAGTGGGCGGAACGCGCGAAGTTCCTGAAGCTTGAGATCATTCACGCCGAAGAAAAAGACACCAAAGGAACCGTCGAATTCAAAGCCTACTATAACGTTGATGATGAGGACTTCATCCATCACGAAGTCAGCCTGTTCCGCAAACAAGCGGGCGAATGGTTCTTCAAATCCGGAAAAATCAAAGAGGAGAAATCCAAATGA
- a CDS encoding EVE domain-containing protein — translation MKYWLMKSEPDVFSLDQLKKDKTTWWTGVRNYQARNFMMKDMQVGDEVLFYHSNATPPGIAGIARISKAAEPDKEQFDKKSEYFDPKATKEKPIWFCVQVEYVAHFKNYISLPELRDNTKLADMLVLQKGSRLSIQPVEKKHFDLLTKLGGA, via the coding sequence ATGAAGTACTGGCTGATGAAATCAGAACCGGACGTCTTTTCTTTGGATCAACTGAAGAAAGACAAAACCACCTGGTGGACCGGTGTGCGCAACTATCAGGCGCGTAACTTTATGATGAAAGACATGCAAGTCGGCGACGAAGTGCTGTTCTATCATTCCAATGCGACTCCTCCGGGTATTGCGGGCATTGCTCGCATCAGCAAAGCTGCTGAGCCGGACAAAGAGCAGTTCGATAAAAAATCTGAATACTTCGACCCGAAAGCCACCAAAGAAAAACCCATCTGGTTCTGCGTGCAGGTGGAATACGTGGCGCACTTTAAAAACTATATCAGCCTGCCTGAGCTGCGCGACAACACGAAGCTTGCTGACATGCTGGTTTTGCAAAAAGGCTCCCGCCTTTCCATTCAGCCTGTTGAAAAAAAGCACTTTGATCTTCTGACCAAACTGGGCGGCGCTTAG
- a CDS encoding tRNA dihydrouridine synthase, translated as MKLFLAPMEGVVDWVMRDTLTRLGGIDQCVTEFLRVTDRLHPESVFYKNCPELKTGSRTRWGTPVFVQLLGGQAEPLALNAQRAVKLGALGVDLNFGCPAKTVNRHDGGASLLKSCDRVFNIVDTVRKAVPADVPVTAKIRLGFDDPTKCLEIAQAVEEANATWLTVHCRTKTDGYKPPAYWDWIPKIKEKTKIKLIANGEIWNVADFNRCVEVTQCEDYMIGRGVMSNPFIFSQIKQSLNQQPVEDMSWERARPLLPQFFESSTLYINDYFAVSRSKQWLKALSLKNQEAKAIFDEIKVLKKPTEFKAKLHALCGVDHLSDG; from the coding sequence ATGAAACTGTTTCTGGCTCCGATGGAAGGCGTTGTCGACTGGGTGATGCGTGATACTCTCACGCGCCTGGGAGGCATTGATCAGTGCGTGACCGAATTCTTGCGTGTCACCGACCGTCTGCATCCGGAAAGTGTTTTCTATAAAAACTGCCCCGAACTGAAAACCGGATCGCGCACCCGCTGGGGCACGCCGGTCTTTGTGCAGCTTTTGGGAGGCCAGGCCGAACCTTTGGCTTTGAACGCCCAGCGCGCGGTGAAACTGGGCGCCTTGGGTGTGGACCTTAATTTCGGCTGCCCGGCAAAAACCGTGAATCGTCATGATGGCGGCGCCAGTCTTTTAAAATCCTGCGATCGTGTGTTTAACATTGTCGATACCGTTCGCAAGGCCGTTCCCGCGGATGTTCCCGTGACGGCAAAAATCCGTTTGGGCTTTGATGATCCGACCAAGTGTCTGGAAATTGCCCAGGCTGTGGAAGAAGCCAATGCCACCTGGCTGACGGTTCACTGCCGCACCAAAACTGATGGTTATAAACCACCGGCTTACTGGGACTGGATTCCAAAAATTAAAGAAAAGACCAAAATAAAGCTTATCGCCAACGGTGAAATCTGGAATGTCGCGGACTTCAACCGCTGCGTGGAAGTCACCCAGTGTGAAGACTATATGATCGGCCGCGGAGTCATGAGCAATCCGTTCATCTTCAGCCAGATCAAACAAAGCCTGAACCAGCAGCCCGTCGAAGACATGAGCTGGGAGCGCGCCCGTCCCCTGCTGCCGCAGTTCTTTGAATCGAGCACTTTGTACATCAACGACTATTTTGCCGTGTCCCGCTCCAAACAATGGCTCAAAGCCCTGTCCCTGAAAAATCAGGAAGCCAAGGCGATCTTTGACGAAATCAAGGTTCTAAAAAAACCAACAGAGTTCAAAGCCAAGCTGCACGCCTTGTGCGGTGTTGATCACTTGAGCGACGGATAG
- a CDS encoding TIGR02285 family protein — translation MKRRMLLSFLIVNIFCPLAGAKDLTWIRWDDPPIFIFSGPFKGQGVLDTVEGELRKKLPQYQHKTLEGTVPRVLKEAEGKSQICNAGWLDTPEWSKLFYFSTPVFVIPANGILLPKSRLDEVRNLAPYSLQKFLDSKKSWKLGVGRLYGEGIDEVLIKNNYQKNPQVITISTSLRVHKMLHSNRIQYTLGYPFEAVYYNELLNSKSDFVVHIPVTENSARVEVVVACPKTPWGAKVIADVDRALQNKALLEKFEKGVDRWLSAEDREKLAPARKEFYRKNYPSLK, via the coding sequence ATGAAAAGACGGATGTTATTGTCCTTCCTTATTGTGAACATATTTTGCCCATTGGCAGGGGCCAAGGATCTCACGTGGATCCGGTGGGACGATCCGCCGATTTTTATTTTCTCCGGACCGTTCAAAGGGCAGGGAGTGTTGGACACCGTGGAGGGCGAACTTCGCAAGAAACTTCCCCAGTATCAGCACAAGACCTTGGAAGGCACGGTGCCTCGGGTTTTGAAGGAAGCTGAAGGTAAAAGCCAGATCTGCAACGCCGGGTGGCTGGATACGCCCGAGTGGTCCAAGCTGTTTTATTTCTCAACGCCCGTGTTTGTGATTCCCGCCAATGGAATCTTGCTGCCAAAAAGCCGACTGGACGAGGTTCGAAATTTGGCCCCTTATTCATTGCAAAAGTTTTTGGATTCAAAGAAATCCTGGAAGCTTGGGGTCGGTCGTCTTTACGGCGAGGGCATCGACGAAGTACTGATCAAGAACAACTATCAGAAAAATCCACAGGTGATCACCATTAGCACCAGCCTTCGGGTTCACAAGATGCTTCATTCCAATCGCATTCAGTACACATTGGGCTATCCGTTTGAGGCGGTTTATTACAACGAGCTTCTGAACAGTAAGAGCGATTTTGTAGTGCATATTCCGGTGACAGAAAACTCAGCCCGGGTGGAAGTGGTTGTGGCCTGCCCTAAAACCCCTTGGGGAGCCAAAGTCATTGCCGACGTGGATCGGGCCCTTCAAAACAAAGCCTTGCTGGAAAAATTTGAAAAAGGTGTGGATCGTTGGCTCAGTGCTGAGGACCGGGAAAAGCTGGCTCCGGCCCGTAAAGAATTTTATCGAAAGAACTATCCGTCGCTCAAGTGA
- a CDS encoding class I SAM-dependent methyltransferase → MNCLLCHSPHSAPFKVDKKPVRSYFHCAECDLIFMDPAERLGPQEEKQRYDQHENQGGAGYLAFFEPLINSIEEHFKAAGVMGSSLTSLDFGCGPTAMLSQLLNLRGFKTHDYDLYYHPNQDELRKTYHLVTSTEVWEHLYNPRTEIERMLRLLKPGGLLGVMTSGHRGEAVFHDWHYRRDTTHVVFFSEQTMQWIAQTYKMQLIKSRSPYWIFQKLF, encoded by the coding sequence ATGAACTGCCTGCTCTGTCATTCGCCTCATTCAGCGCCCTTCAAAGTGGATAAAAAGCCCGTTCGCAGCTATTTTCATTGCGCAGAGTGTGATTTGATCTTTATGGATCCCGCAGAGCGTCTTGGTCCGCAGGAAGAAAAACAGCGTTATGACCAGCACGAAAATCAGGGAGGTGCCGGGTATCTGGCATTCTTCGAGCCCCTTATTAACAGCATTGAAGAACACTTCAAGGCTGCCGGAGTGATGGGGTCCTCACTGACTTCTTTGGATTTTGGCTGTGGTCCGACGGCGATGCTTTCGCAGCTTTTGAATCTGCGTGGATTTAAAACTCACGATTATGATTTGTACTATCATCCGAATCAGGATGAATTGCGCAAAACCTATCACTTGGTGACGAGCACCGAAGTGTGGGAGCACTTGTATAATCCCCGTACCGAAATCGAACGCATGTTGCGCCTTTTGAAGCCGGGAGGACTGCTTGGAGTGATGACTTCCGGTCATCGCGGGGAAGCTGTCTTCCACGATTGGCACTATCGCCGAGATACGACTCACGTCGTATTTTTCTCAGAGCAGACCATGCAGTGGATTGCCCAGACCTATAAAATGCAGTTGATAAAAAGTCGAAGCCCATACTGGATTTTCCAGAAATTGTTCTAG
- a CDS encoding glutaredoxin has protein sequence MAKVLIYKKNPCPYCDRAIHFMEDKGIAFDIIDLTDKPEEIEKIKNETGWRTVPIIMINGKLIGGYTDLKALDEEGKLMPLLQE, from the coding sequence ATGGCAAAAGTATTAATCTACAAGAAAAACCCATGTCCCTACTGCGATCGCGCGATTCACTTCATGGAAGACAAAGGCATCGCCTTTGACATCATCGATCTGACCGACAAACCTGAAGAAATTGAAAAAATCAAAAATGAAACCGGCTGGAGAACCGTTCCTATCATCATGATCAATGGCAAACTGATCGGTGGTTACACGGATTTAAAAGCATTGGATGAAGAAGGCAAACTGATGCCTCTGCTGCAGGAATAA
- a CDS encoding tRNA-dihydrouridine synthase family protein, which yields MKLGLHRPVLDGKVNFPLCLAPMVGLTHVALREVMRDYLPAEAYTIWPTEMLNSRRIPGENLEKTPETMRAAHEPGLVPQILGNEEDAIAESVKRLVEWGAEAIDINMGCPVQKALKHNYGVALMGDPAYAAEVVRMTVKNSTVPVSVKLRAVGSTKEFDELLTFVSGLRQSGAAWVCLHPRTAAQKRRGNADWEQIKQLHKAVDFPVIGNGDVQTYDDAINMLKETGCDMAMAGRGLAARPWMMWQLGEELGFAPPAGKEGLKAPRTSEEEGAEYGKCLLKLIERCRFYFGDDLAMRKVRFYVRTTSVWLPFGNTLVGVCAKARTVDEMIEGVTKFFEGPVEMSLRTELRQ from the coding sequence GTGAAACTGGGTCTCCATCGTCCGGTTCTGGACGGTAAAGTGAACTTCCCGTTGTGTCTGGCTCCGATGGTGGGCCTGACTCACGTGGCTTTGCGCGAAGTCATGCGCGACTATCTTCCGGCCGAGGCTTACACCATCTGGCCGACCGAGATGTTAAACTCCCGCCGTATTCCTGGCGAAAATCTTGAAAAGACCCCTGAAACCATGCGCGCGGCCCACGAGCCGGGCTTGGTGCCACAGATCCTGGGCAACGAGGAAGACGCCATCGCTGAAAGCGTGAAACGTCTGGTGGAGTGGGGCGCTGAAGCCATCGACATTAACATGGGCTGCCCGGTGCAAAAAGCACTGAAACACAATTACGGTGTGGCGCTGATGGGGGATCCGGCCTATGCCGCCGAAGTGGTGCGCATGACCGTCAAAAATTCCACGGTGCCGGTCAGTGTGAAATTGCGCGCGGTTGGCAGCACGAAAGAGTTCGACGAACTTTTGACGTTCGTGTCTGGGCTTCGTCAGTCGGGCGCCGCTTGGGTGTGCCTGCACCCAAGAACAGCAGCGCAAAAACGCCGTGGCAATGCTGACTGGGAGCAGATCAAACAACTTCATAAAGCGGTCGATTTCCCGGTCATTGGAAATGGCGACGTACAAACTTATGATGATGCCATCAACATGCTGAAAGAAACCGGCTGTGACATGGCGATGGCGGGCCGTGGCCTTGCCGCTCGTCCGTGGATGATGTGGCAGTTGGGTGAAGAACTGGGCTTTGCACCCCCTGCGGGGAAAGAAGGCCTGAAGGCTCCGCGCACGTCAGAAGAAGAGGGTGCAGAGTACGGCAAATGTTTACTCAAATTGATCGAGCGTTGTCGGTTCTATTTCGGGGACGACCTGGCGATGCGCAAAGTGCGCTTCTATGTTCGCACCACAAGTGTGTGGTTGCCATTTGGTAACACGTTGGTGGGAGTCTGTGCGAAAGCCCGCACTGTCGATGAAATGATCGAGGGTGTGACGAAATTCTTCGAAGGCCCCGTGGAGATGAGTCTGCGCACGGAGCTTCGGCAGTAA
- a CDS encoding DUF6580 family putative transport protein has translation MNTRMMTLILMVVAAAFSRLIPHPWNFTAIGAMALFGGAYFPSKKQSLLIPLAALFISDLALGFHNTMLFVYLGFTLVVMLGWALRDQRSVFKVGTSALVTSSVFFLVSNFGVWAMGTMYAPTFNGLVQCLVAGIPFFDNQIYGDLFFSGLLFGGYEAVKKYAPEFLGATVK, from the coding sequence ATGAACACACGTATGATGACCCTGATTTTGATGGTAGTTGCAGCGGCTTTCAGCCGTTTGATCCCTCATCCTTGGAACTTCACCGCGATTGGTGCGATGGCTTTGTTTGGTGGGGCTTATTTCCCGTCCAAAAAACAATCTTTGTTGATCCCGTTGGCAGCGCTGTTCATCAGCGATCTGGCTTTGGGTTTCCATAACACCATGTTGTTTGTGTACCTGGGCTTCACTTTGGTGGTGATGCTGGGTTGGGCTTTGCGCGATCAAAGAAGTGTTTTCAAAGTGGGCACTTCCGCTTTGGTGACAAGCTCGGTGTTCTTCCTGGTCTCTAACTTTGGTGTTTGGGCGATGGGCACAATGTACGCGCCGACTTTCAATGGTCTGGTGCAGTGCTTGGTTGCGGGCATCCCGTTCTTTGACAACCAGATTTACGGAGACTTGTTCTTCTCTGGTTTGTTGTTCGGTGGCTATGAAGCTGTAAAAAAATACGCGCCTGAATTCCTTGGCGCGACTGTAAAATAA